From the genome of Solibacillus sp. FSL H8-0538:
TGTCAAACTGTAACTTCCCGCGAGATGTAGCAAGCTCAGTCGCACCTTTTTTATTTTGCACGTCGTATTTTTCATCCATAAGTTCAAACATACGATCCATCGACGCAATCGATTGTGTAAGTGATGTCGACGAACTGACTAAACGGCGTAGTGGCCCATATAATCGGTCAATATAGGCAATAAACGCCACCATTGTCCCAACTGTTAAATGATCATGAATGACTTGATACCCTGCATAACCAATAACAAGCAGTGGTGCCACATCTGTAATTGTATTCACAACAGCAAACGACTTGGCATTCCAGCGTGTATGATCTAATGCGGCTTTTTTAAATTCACCATTTGTATCATCAAAGATTTTTTGCTCATGATTTTCTAATGTAAAACTTTTAATAATGCTCATACCGGCAACACGTTCATGCAAGTAGCTCTGCACACCTGCAAGTGCCTGTGAGCGTTTACGTGTTAAAGCGCGTAATTTTCCAAAGAAGAACTTCACACTAAAGGCATAGAAAGGGAAGGCAAGAAGCGCCACAACAGTCAGCTTTACATCCATTACGAGCATAATCACTATCGCAATTAAAATTGTCGCAAGATCTAGCCACAAGTTCATAAGCCCTGTCATAATAAAGTTTTTTGTCTGCTCAACGTCATTAATAACTCGTGAAATCACTTCACCAGCACGCGTATTTGAGTAATACTTTAAACTTAACTTTTGTAAATGCCCATATAATTCTTTACGGATATCAAAAAGCACTTTATTACTAACATCCTGTGCAAAATATTGTCGGTAATATTCAATTGGCGGACGGATAATAAAGAACACAATAATTGTCCCACCTAGCCAATAAAATAACTGCTCCGTTTGCTCTGCTGTCGTCATCGTTTCAGAGCCGATAATGGAGTCAATAACAATTTTTATTAAATACGGTGTAAAAAGAGGAATGGCAAATTTTAATATACCAATGGCAATCGTTAAAAATAATTCCCATTTATAGGGCTTAACGAATCGCATATACCTTTTCATACTACTCAAAATTACTTCACTTCCTTACATCATAATAGGTTAGAAAGTTATGCTTTCTTAACCGCTAAGTCAAAAGTTTACCTAAATATCAATTATATAGTACTCACCACTTGTTTTCATGAATAAAGCCTACTAGACATATGCTAGTAGGCTTCTCCCATTTTTATTCTGGATTTGTATCAGCTTGGATATCACGATTTAACTCATATCGGTTTGTCCATACTTCGATAAAATCTGGCGCAAATGGTCCTCGTCTTTGTTGAATCCAGCTAATTAGTATGGTTAAATTACGTTTTAAAATTTTATCAATTACTTCAGGGTAACCCATTTCCTTTTTATGCAGCTCGTACTCGTCTTCATCTAGAAGTGCATAGGTCATATCCGGGAACACCTTCACATCTAAATCATAATCTATATACTTGATTGAATTATTATCATAAACGAATGGTGAACTAACATTGCAGTAATAATACACACCGTCTTCACGCAACATACAAATAATATTAAACCAGTGCTCCGAGTGGAAGTAACAAATCGACGGCTCTCGGGTTAACCAAGTCCGACCATCCGATTCTATTACTAGGGTTTTTTCATTCGCACCAATCACGACATTTTTAGTTCCTTTTAAAACCATTGTTTCTTGCCAGACACGGTGGATACGACCATTGTGCTTGTAGCTATGTATTTGAATCGTTTCTCCTTCTACTGGTAATGCCATTTTGAAGCCCACCTTTTCGTCTAAGCTATATAATCTACAGTCTTTATTGTATTATAGCAATGCTTAAAGAAAACTTGTAGTTAGAAACGCATAATTTTCGCAACAAAGTAAAAATAAGACCATCTAATTAACGTTTAATGAGTATTTCCATAATAAAGAAAAAGGGGCATCCGACTAATCGGATGCTTCCTTTTTGTTAGGGAATTCACATTGGCAAACCAAAATACTTAGAATTCGTTATTTTGGTTATTGTTATTGCGTTGTTGGTTTTTCTGGTTTTGCTGGTTTTGCTTTAACTTGTTAAATTCTTGCTCAGCACCAAATTCCTCGTTTTGATGATTTTTCTGTTGTTGATTTTTTTCTTGATTGTTGCTTGGATTGTTGTTTTGATTGTTGTTCTTTCGCTTCATAATGAATTCACCTCCGTGGTCATTATTGTGGTCGGAAGCTGTTCACTTTATGCGGATAAATTAAATAATTATTTCAGCTTGTCCCAAATTTT
Proteins encoded in this window:
- a CDS encoding ABC transporter ATP-binding protein yields the protein MSSMKRYMRFVKPYKWELFLTIAIGILKFAIPLFTPYLIKIVIDSIIGSETMTTAEQTEQLFYWLGGTIIVFFIIRPPIEYYRQYFAQDVSNKVLFDIRKELYGHLQKLSLKYYSNTRAGEVISRVINDVEQTKNFIMTGLMNLWLDLATILIAIVIMLVMDVKLTVVALLAFPFYAFSVKFFFGKLRALTRKRSQALAGVQSYLHERVAGMSIIKSFTLENHEQKIFDDTNGEFKKAALDHTRWNAKSFAVVNTITDVAPLLVIGYAGYQVIHDHLTVGTMVAFIAYIDRLYGPLRRLVSSSTSLTQSIASMDRMFELMDEKYDVQNKKGATELATSRGKLQFDNVSFKYEADGKTILNNINFTINPGETVAFVGMSGGGKSTIVSLIPRFYDATEGAVKIDDVNVKDATLRSLRSQIGIVLQDNILFSDSVKQNILMGKPDATDEEVIAAAMAANAHEFIMGLPEGYNTKVGERGVKLSGGQKQRVAIARVFLKNPPILVLDEATSALDLESEALIQDSLERLAHDRTTIVIAHRLSTITHADTIFVIDHGELVEQGNHEVLMSKKGVYNNLFQVQKLD
- the ntdP gene encoding nucleoside tri-diphosphate phosphatase; the encoded protein is MALPVEGETIQIHSYKHNGRIHRVWQETMVLKGTKNVVIGANEKTLVIESDGRTWLTREPSICYFHSEHWFNIICMLREDGVYYYCNVSSPFVYDNNSIKYIDYDLDVKVFPDMTYALLDEDEYELHKKEMGYPEVIDKILKRNLTILISWIQQRRGPFAPDFIEVWTNRYELNRDIQADTNPE